One Qiania dongpingensis genomic window carries:
- a CDS encoding type III pantothenate kinase, with protein sequence MILAIDIGNSNVVVGCIDSKQTYFVERVSTNVNLTVLEYAITIKNILELYHINPKGLEGAIISSVVPPISNTVKLSVEKIIGKPCLLVGPGIKTGLNIVMDNPATVGSDLVVTAVAGIKEYQAPFVVIDMGTATTISCVDRHHNYIGGAIMPGIRVSLESLAQKAAQLYTISLETPKHVIGKNTIECMRSGIVLGSASMLDGMIDRFAEELGEIPTVIATGGLSKAIIPHCRHEIIYDDSLLLKGLWIIYAKNQ encoded by the coding sequence ATGATTCTCGCTATAGATATCGGCAATTCCAACGTCGTAGTCGGATGTATTGACTCAAAGCAGACCTATTTTGTCGAACGCGTTTCCACCAATGTAAACCTGACCGTATTGGAATATGCCATCACCATCAAAAACATACTGGAGCTTTACCATATCAACCCCAAGGGGCTTGAAGGCGCTATCATTTCCTCCGTGGTCCCTCCTATTTCAAACACGGTAAAACTGTCCGTGGAAAAGATCATCGGAAAACCCTGTCTCCTGGTGGGTCCCGGCATCAAGACCGGGCTCAACATCGTCATGGACAATCCCGCCACCGTCGGCAGTGACCTGGTGGTAACAGCAGTAGCCGGCATCAAGGAATATCAGGCGCCCTTCGTGGTGATCGATATGGGGACCGCTACCACGATTTCCTGTGTGGACAGGCATCACAACTATATCGGAGGCGCAATCATGCCGGGAATCCGTGTCTCTCTGGAATCCCTGGCCCAAAAAGCCGCTCAGCTTTATACCATCAGCCTGGAGACACCGAAACACGTCATCGGCAAAAATACCATTGAATGTATGAGAAGCGGCATCGTCCTCGGCAGCGCTTCCATGCTGGACGGCATGATCGACCGGTTCGCAGAGGAGCTGGGGGAAATTCCCACCGTCATCGCCACCGGCGGCCTGTCCAAAGCCATCATCCCACACTGCCGGCATGAAATCATCTATGATGACAGCCTGCTTTTAAAAGGGCTTTGGATCATCTATGCCAAAAACCAGTAA
- the coaBC gene encoding bifunctional phosphopantothenoylcysteine decarboxylase/phosphopantothenate--cysteine ligase CoaBC — MLQGKTVLLGVSGSIAAYKIANLARLLKKQHCQVHVLMTKNAANFITPTTFETLTGTKCLMDTFDRNFEFSVEHVALAKMADLVMLAPASANVIGKIANGIADDMLTTTIMACPCKKLVAPAMNTNMYNNPIVQENIKKLRGYGYEFVEPVVGMLANGDTGNGKMADEETLLSYILRELAFEKDMAGKRVLVTAGPTRESLDPVRFLTNHSTGKMGYALAKMAMYRGARVTLVTGPVEIQKPDFVETVEITTAKELFEAVAERAPDQDIIIKAAAVADYRPVSVSEEKVKKSDDFLSIQLERTEDTLGYLGKNKRPGQFLCGFSMETENMVENSRKKLEKKNLDMIVANNVKVEGAGFGTDTNVVTILTAEGETVLPKMSKDAVAEIILDEILKRL, encoded by the coding sequence ATGCTGCAGGGAAAGACGGTACTTTTAGGTGTCTCCGGAAGCATTGCCGCTTACAAGATCGCCAATCTGGCAAGACTATTGAAGAAGCAGCACTGCCAGGTGCATGTGCTGATGACAAAGAACGCGGCCAATTTTATCACGCCCACGACGTTTGAGACTTTGACCGGGACAAAATGCCTGATGGATACCTTTGACCGGAATTTTGAGTTCAGTGTGGAGCATGTGGCTCTGGCAAAAATGGCGGATCTGGTGATGCTTGCTCCGGCCAGCGCCAATGTGATAGGAAAGATCGCAAACGGCATTGCCGACGATATGCTGACCACCACGATCATGGCATGCCCCTGCAAGAAGCTGGTGGCGCCGGCCATGAATACGAATATGTACAATAATCCTATCGTCCAGGAAAATATAAAGAAGCTCAGGGGTTACGGATATGAATTTGTAGAACCGGTGGTGGGGATGCTGGCAAACGGCGATACAGGGAATGGAAAAATGGCGGATGAAGAGACTCTCTTGTCCTATATCCTCAGGGAGCTGGCTTTCGAAAAGGATATGGCGGGAAAGCGCGTGCTGGTTACAGCAGGCCCCACCAGAGAATCTCTTGATCCGGTGCGCTTCCTTACCAATCATTCCACGGGAAAGATGGGATATGCCCTTGCGAAAATGGCCATGTACCGGGGAGCCCGCGTCACTCTGGTCACGGGGCCTGTGGAAATCCAGAAACCGGATTTCGTAGAAACAGTGGAGATCACGACGGCGAAAGAGCTTTTTGAGGCGGTGGCGGAGCGGGCGCCGGATCAGGATATCATTATAAAGGCGGCTGCGGTGGCAGACTATCGTCCGGTATCCGTCAGTGAGGAAAAGGTGAAGAAATCCGATGATTTTCTTTCTATCCAGCTGGAAAGGACAGAGGATACCCTGGGTTATCTGGGGAAGAATAAGAGGCCGGGCCAGTTTCTCTGTGGCTTTTCCATGGAAACAGAGAATATGGTGGAGAACTCCAGGAAAAAGCTGGAGAAAAAAAATCTGGATATGATCGTGGCCAACAATGTGAAGGTAGAGGGAGCAGGCTTCGGAACCGACACCAATGTGGTCACTATCCTTACGGCAGAAGGGGAGACAGTGCTTCCCAAAATGAGCAAAGACGCTGTGGCGGAAATCATTTTGGATGAGATATTAAAGAGACTGTAG
- the cls gene encoding cardiolipin synthase, which translates to MRRILTFLTSRMVWVAMVIILQVAWIVASVLLLGKYYWTITVLLSLIGLLLVIHIVRQWNNPAYKLAWSILILSVPIVGTILYLLFGRANVIVAHRKRHQRIDEELYPYMVQREGIDQELKAADPAMAKQSRYLYETAHFPAYRNGSTHYFSGGEEYFEELCKALKEAEQFIFLEYFIIEQGYMWKTILKILEEKAKEGVEVRLLYDDVGCIWLLPRNYPRILEKKGIHCRTFNPFRPVMSAIFNNRDHRKMAVIDGRVSFCGGLNLADEYINKVERFGHWKDGGILVKGEAVWNYTSMFLGMWNSIKHTDFDYEAYRVKEHMGESAEKGYVQPYGDSPLDHECTGENVYLNIIHNARKYLYIYTPYLIIDHEMMVALTLAAKSGVDVRIMTPHIPDKKLIFMLTRSYYAQLINAGVRIFEYLPGFLHTKAFVADDALAAIGSINLDFRSLYLHFECGALLYKTEAVNELKRDFESTMEESMEITMDFCRRRPLYEQLLVSAMSLFTPLF; encoded by the coding sequence ATGAGGCGGATACTTACATTTCTGACCAGCCGAATGGTATGGGTGGCCATGGTGATCATCCTGCAGGTGGCGTGGATCGTGGCTTCCGTGCTGCTTTTGGGAAAGTATTACTGGACGATCACTGTCCTTTTGTCCCTGATCGGACTTCTGCTGGTCATCCATATCGTGCGCCAATGGAATAATCCGGCCTATAAACTGGCCTGGAGCATCCTGATCTTGAGCGTGCCCATCGTGGGGACAATACTTTATCTGCTTTTTGGCAGGGCGAATGTAATAGTCGCCCATCGGAAAAGACATCAAAGGATAGACGAGGAGCTGTATCCTTATATGGTCCAGCGGGAGGGGATAGATCAGGAGCTCAAGGCGGCTGATCCTGCCATGGCAAAGCAGTCCAGGTATTTATATGAGACTGCTCATTTCCCGGCTTACCGGAATGGTTCCACCCATTATTTTTCCGGAGGGGAAGAGTATTTTGAAGAGCTGTGCAAAGCTCTGAAGGAAGCGGAGCAATTCATTTTTCTGGAATATTTTATCATAGAACAGGGTTACATGTGGAAAACGATCCTTAAGATTCTGGAGGAAAAAGCAAAAGAGGGCGTAGAGGTGCGGCTTTTATATGACGATGTAGGCTGTATATGGCTGCTTCCGAGAAATTATCCGCGTATTTTAGAGAAAAAAGGCATCCATTGCCGGACCTTCAATCCCTTCCGCCCTGTAATGTCTGCTATCTTCAACAACAGAGACCACAGGAAAATGGCCGTGATAGACGGACGCGTGTCGTTTTGCGGAGGCCTTAACCTGGCTGATGAATATATCAATAAGGTAGAACGCTTCGGTCATTGGAAAGACGGAGGAATCCTGGTAAAAGGCGAAGCGGTCTGGAATTATACCTCTATGTTCCTAGGCATGTGGAATTCCATAAAGCATACGGATTTTGACTATGAAGCCTACCGTGTGAAAGAGCATATGGGTGAGAGCGCAGAAAAAGGATATGTCCAGCCTTATGGAGATTCCCCGCTGGACCATGAGTGCACCGGTGAAAACGTGTATTTGAACATCATCCATAACGCCCGGAAATACTTATATATTTATACGCCGTATCTTATTATCGATCACGAGATGATGGTGGCGCTGACTTTGGCGGCAAAAAGTGGCGTGGATGTGAGGATCATGACGCCGCACATCCCCGACAAAAAGCTGATCTTCATGCTGACCAGATCCTATTACGCCCAGCTGATAAACGCAGGTGTGAGGATTTTCGAATATCTGCCCGGATTCCTCCATACGAAGGCATTCGTCGCAGACGATGCTCTGGCGGCCATCGGAAGCATCAATTTGGATTTCCGCAGTCTTTATCTGCATTTCGAGTGCGGAGCTCTGCTTTATAAGACGGAAGCGGTAAATGAATTAAAACGGGATTTTGAATCGACCATGGAAGAATCCATGGAGATCACCATGGACTTTTGCAGGCGCCGCCCGCTATATGAACAGCTGCTGGTTTCAGCAATGAGTCTGTTTACCCCCCTGTTTTAA
- a CDS encoding peptide chain release factor 3, producing the protein MAFKQQESWKNEIEKRRTFAIISHPDAGKTTLTEKFLLYGGAINLAGSVKGKKTAKHAVSDWMEIEKQRGISVTSSVLQFNYGGFCINILDTPGHQDFSEDTYRTLMAADSAVMVIDASKGVEAQTIKLFKVCLLRQIPIFTFVNKMDRDANDPFDLMDEIESVLGIATCPVNWPIGSGREFKGVYERDRKCITTFTAAMNGQREVDTKEVDLNDPQVNWLIGEGYHSQLLEDIELLDGAGQELDMELVRQGKLSPVFFGSALTNFGVETFLKHFLKMTTPPLPRKADIGIIDPVSPDFSAFVFKIQANMNKAHRDRIAFMRICSGKFEAGMEVNHIQGGRKVKLSQPQQLMAQERKIVEEAYAGDIIGVFDPGIFSIGDTLTSSGQKFAYEGIPTFAPEHFARLRQMDTMKRKQFLKGVNQIAQEGAIQIFQEFNTGMEEIIVGVVGVLQFDVLLFRLNNEYNVEVKLDPLPYEHIRWIANKDGLDVEKIQGTSDMKRVKDLKGNPLLLFINSWSMGMVLDRNPGLVLEEFSRN; encoded by the coding sequence GTGGCTTTTAAGCAGCAGGAATCATGGAAAAACGAGATAGAAAAACGGCGGACGTTCGCGATCATTTCCCATCCCGATGCGGGAAAGACAACATTAACGGAGAAATTCCTTCTCTATGGAGGCGCGATCAACCTGGCCGGCTCCGTGAAAGGAAAAAAGACCGCGAAGCATGCGGTGTCTGATTGGATGGAAATAGAAAAACAGAGGGGTATTTCTGTCACATCGTCGGTTCTTCAATTCAATTACGGAGGATTCTGCATCAACATCCTGGATACACCGGGACATCAGGATTTCTCTGAGGATACCTACCGGACGCTGATGGCGGCGGATTCCGCAGTCATGGTAATCGATGCCAGCAAGGGTGTAGAAGCTCAGACGATCAAGCTTTTCAAGGTCTGCCTGCTCCGGCAGATTCCTATATTCACTTTTGTCAATAAAATGGATCGGGACGCAAACGATCCGTTTGACCTGATGGATGAAATCGAGTCGGTTCTTGGCATCGCCACCTGCCCGGTCAACTGGCCCATAGGTTCAGGGCGGGAGTTCAAAGGTGTATATGAAAGAGACAGGAAATGTATCACCACATTCACGGCGGCAATGAACGGACAAAGGGAAGTGGACACAAAAGAGGTGGACTTGAACGACCCTCAGGTGAACTGGCTGATTGGGGAAGGCTATCACAGCCAGCTGCTGGAGGACATTGAGCTTTTAGACGGCGCGGGCCAGGAGCTTGACATGGAGCTGGTGAGGCAGGGGAAGCTGTCCCCGGTTTTCTTTGGGTCAGCGCTCACAAATTTTGGGGTGGAGACGTTTTTAAAGCATTTCCTTAAGATGACGACTCCTCCTCTTCCAAGGAAGGCAGACATCGGAATCATAGATCCGGTGAGTCCGGATTTCTCTGCCTTTGTATTTAAAATACAGGCTAATATGAACAAGGCCCACAGAGACAGGATTGCGTTTATGCGGATCTGTTCCGGAAAATTTGAAGCAGGCATGGAGGTAAACCATATCCAGGGCGGCAGAAAGGTGAAGCTGTCCCAGCCTCAGCAGCTGATGGCACAGGAGAGGAAGATTGTGGAGGAAGCCTATGCGGGGGATATCATCGGCGTCTTTGACCCGGGGATTTTTTCAATCGGCGATACCCTTACCTCCTCCGGCCAGAAATTTGCCTATGAGGGAATCCCGACCTTTGCTCCGGAGCATTTCGCGAGACTTCGGCAGATGGATACCATGAAGCGGAAGCAGTTCTTAAAGGGTGTGAACCAGATTGCCCAGGAGGGTGCCATCCAGATTTTCCAGGAGTTTAATACCGGCATGGAGGAGATTATTGTGGGAGTGGTAGGCGTCCTGCAGTTTGATGTCCTTTTGTTCCGCCTGAATAACGAGTACAATGTGGAAGTGAAGCTGGATCCGCTTCCCTATGAGCATATCCGCTGGATCGCCAACAAGGACGGCCTGGATGTGGAAAAGATTCAGGGCACCTCTGATATGAAGAGGGTGAAAGATCTGAAAGGGAATCCGCTTCTTCTGTTTATCAACAGCTGGAGCATGGGAATGGTGCTCGACCGGAATCCGGGCCTTGTCCTGGAGGAGTTCAGCAGGAACTGA
- a CDS encoding YlmC/YmxH family sporulation protein → MRMSDLRMKEVINICDGKRLGFITDAEFDCKTGCIQKFIIPGPAHICGFLGRDSEYIIPYGCVEQIGEDFVLVKVITEDCLNKCK, encoded by the coding sequence ATGAGGATGAGCGATTTAAGAATGAAAGAGGTCATCAATATCTGCGACGGAAAGAGGCTGGGCTTTATAACCGATGCAGAATTTGACTGTAAAACGGGCTGCATTCAGAAGTTCATCATACCGGGCCCGGCCCATATCTGTGGTTTCTTGGGCAGGGATTCGGAATACATAATTCCATATGGCTGTGTAGAGCAGATTGGGGAGGACTTTGTACTGGTGAAGGTGATCACGGAGGACTGCCTGAATAAATGCAAATGA
- the nrdR gene encoding transcriptional regulator NrdR, with amino-acid sequence MKCPFCNNENIKVIDSRPAEDNNAIRRRRQCEACGRRFTTYEKIETIPLMVVKKDDTRQAYDRAKIEAGVLLACHKRPVSTQDINRLVDEVENEIFNSEEKEITTTRIGNLVMDKLKQLDEVAYVRFSSVYREFKDVNTFLKELEKLYKGGKREL; translated from the coding sequence ATGAAGTGTCCGTTCTGTAATAACGAGAACATCAAGGTGATCGATTCCAGGCCTGCAGAGGACAATAACGCCATCCGGCGGAGGCGTCAGTGCGAGGCCTGCGGACGGAGATTTACCACCTATGAAAAGATCGAGACGATTCCGCTGATGGTGGTCAAAAAGGATGACACCAGACAGGCCTATGACCGTGCGAAAATCGAGGCTGGAGTGCTGCTGGCATGCCATAAAAGGCCGGTATCCACCCAGGATATCAATCGCTTGGTGGACGAAGTGGAGAATGAAATCTTCAATTCGGAAGAAAAAGAGATCACCACCACCAGGATCGGCAACCTGGTCATGGACAAGCTGAAACAGCTGGACGAGGTGGCGTATGTCCGTTTTTCCTCTGTATACCGGGAATTCAAGGATGTGAATACCTTCTTGAAGGAGCTGGAGAAGCTTTATAAAGGCGGGAAAAGGGAGCTATGA
- a CDS encoding YqeG family HAD IIIA-type phosphatase has product MFGRFYPDEYVDSSYGIDYEALWARGIRGLLFDIDNTLVPHGKPETKDAVALFARLHDMGFETCLISNNQEPRVAPFGKAMNSRYLYNAHKPSRKNYRRAMEEMGTDVSTTVFVGDQLFTDVYGAKRCGIYSILVNPIHPKEEIQIVLKRYLERVVLHFYKKSLKN; this is encoded by the coding sequence ATGTTTGGACGATTTTATCCGGATGAATATGTGGACTCCTCCTACGGGATTGATTATGAGGCGTTATGGGCCAGAGGAATCCGGGGTCTTTTGTTTGATATTGATAACACGCTGGTGCCTCATGGAAAGCCGGAGACGAAGGATGCGGTGGCCCTTTTTGCCAGGCTCCATGACATGGGATTTGAAACCTGTTTGATATCCAATAACCAGGAGCCGAGGGTGGCGCCCTTTGGAAAGGCGATGAACAGCCGTTATCTGTACAATGCCCATAAGCCGTCCAGGAAAAATTACAGGCGTGCCATGGAAGAGATGGGAACGGATGTTTCAACAACAGTATTTGTCGGCGACCAGCTGTTTACCGACGTGTACGGAGCCAAGCGCTGCGGGATATACAGCATATTGGTGAATCCCATCCATCCGAAGGAAGAGATCCAGATCGTGCTCAAACGGTATCTGGAGCGGGTGGTCCTACATTTCTACAAAAAATCCTTGAAAAACTAA